Proteins from one Ranitomeya variabilis isolate aRanVar5 chromosome 1, aRanVar5.hap1, whole genome shotgun sequence genomic window:
- the LOC143799053 gene encoding uncharacterized protein LOC143799053 codes for MASGMRQWSLVALQASQRAPAEEDDDDDDIDIENLIEEVREREPLWNMADRRHADTGVTRRLWDEVCRNLFPRRESLHPQQQSKLVGKIRKRWRSLRDRFKREFNDEMKAPSGSAGRKRSKYKYGQALSFLRRTMLSRVTFSSHRAPASSSAPSGAIPPESATEGHVGRPHTSVPSSDPSVLSSDPSVPSTSSVPSSGALLQPSLLASDAEQIAFPLPHPSDPATSTPPLGSWRQRQRGQEKSYAPEFLHLNASFQGSFKILGEQVTAGFNMVQSRISETSRETSSRLDRLHSAVSPDPANIFFNSMLRTMEKLSFEQQMRVMNTCHNALLQAVNESTHTPRHTSTPIPHHTQHYQTQPQYPHQHHYQTQSHYPTQSQYPTQSPQQSRPQDQITSPMFSLLNFSLPPTPTPPPSGQPLGLPPPSTAPQTSRVSPPIDVVQPSCPSSSHISTQQFQDL; via the exons gcttcacagcgtgctcccgcagaagaggatgatgatgatgacgacattgatatcgagaatctcatcgaggaggttcgcgagcgggagccgctgtggaacatggctgaccgcaggcatgctgataccggtgtcacccgtcggctctgggacgaagtgtgtcgcaacctgtttccaaggcgggagagccttcatcctcagcagcagagcaaactag ttggaaagattaggaagcggtggcggtcactgagggatcgctttaagagggaattcaatgatgagatgaaggccccgagtggctctgcaggaaggaagaggagcaaatataaatatggccaggccctctccttcctgaggcgaacaatgctaagcagagt caccttctccagccaccgggcgcctgcatcttcctctgcgccctctggagcgatccctcctgagtccgccactgagggccacgtcggtaggccccacacctctgtcccctcctctgacccctctgtcctctcctctgacccctctgtcccctccacttcatccgtcccaagcagtggagcattattgcagccttcattgctcgcatctgatgctgaacagatagcgtttcctttaccccacccctctgatcctgccacctcgacaccaccattaggttcgtggcggcagcgacagaggggtcaggaaaagagctatgctcctgagttcttgcacctgaatgcatccttccaaggctctttcaaaattttgggagagcaagtgactgctggtttcaacatggtgcagtcacgcatcagtgaaacaagccgtgaaaccagcagtcgcttggataggctgcattcagctgtaagtcccgatccggccaatattttttttaactccatGCTCAGGACCATGGAGAAActatcttttgagcaacagatgcgggtaatgaatacctgccataatgctctactgcaggccgttaacgagtctacccacacacctcgccacacctccactccaattccacaccatacccagcattaccaaacccagccccaatacccacaccagcaccattaccaaacccagtcccactaccctacccagtcacaatacccaacccagtccccacaacaatcccggccccaagaccaaattacttccccaatgttttccttactgaacttttctcttccccctaccccaacaccacccccctctggtcagcctcttggtttaccccccccttccactgcaccccaaacaagtagggtttccccacctatcgacgtggtccaaccttcctgcccctcctcctctcatatctccacccaacagttTCAAGATTTGTAA